From Polaribacter haliotis:
AGCAAGAAAAGGACTTACATTTAAAATGTATGAAGCTTTAAAGGAAGCTTCAGATGTTGAAGATAATAGAGCTAATATGTATGTTTCTAACTAATAATTAGAATCAATACCTTTAGAAAATAAAAAATCCGTTCACATTGTGAACGGATTTTTTATTTTTGGTCTTTTCTATTTACTATGAACATAACTCAAAAAGGAGTTTTAACTACTTTAAAGGTTAGAGATTTCGAGTAGCTGAAGAACAGTTTTTCGGAGTTTGAATCGCTTAAAATAGTTTGTTAAATAATTAGAATATTATTTTAAATAACAATAAGTTAACAAGTTAGTTTAGCCCTGATTGAAGTGGCATCCTTTTTATACCTAAGTAGATTTAGTATTTGTTATAATTATTAAATTACTTATTTAAAAAAAAATAAGGCTGAAATATAATTCTCATAAAAAGATATAACGTAAAGCAGGAAATAGCTTCAAATAAAAAACCTTTTCGATTGCTCAAAAAGGTTTTGTTATATTTAAAAAAGTTGAAGAATATTATCCGTTCATAGAAATTAAAAACTCTTCATTATTTTTAGAGAACTTAATTCTTTCATTAATAAATTCCATTGCTTCAATTGGATTCATATCCGCCAAATATTTACGTAAAACCCACATTCTCTGTACGTTTTTCGCATCTAATAATAAATCGTCTCTTCTTGTAGAAGATTTAATTAAATCGATCGCAGGATAAATTCTACGGTTAGAAATATTTCTATCTAACTGAAGTTCCATATTACCAGTTCCTTTAAATTCTTCGAAGATAACTTCGTCCATTTTAGAACCGGTTTCTGTAAGTGCTGTTGCAATAATTGTTAAAGAACCACCATTTTCTATATTTCTAGCAGCTCCAAAGAAACGTTTTGGTTTGTGCAATGCATTTGCATCTATACCACCAGAAAGTATTTTTCCTGATGCTGGTGCAACAGTATTGTAAGCTCTTGCTAAACGTGTAATTGAGTCTAAAAGAATTACAACATCATGTCCACATTCTACCAAACGTTTTGCTTTTTCTAAAACAATATTTGCAACACGTACATGTTTATCTGCAGGTTCATCAAAAGTAGAAGCAACAACTTCTCCACGAACACTTCTTTGCATGTCTGTAACTTCTTCAGGACGCTCATCAATTAATAAAACAATTTGATAAACTTCTGGGTGGTTTGTAGCAATTGCTTTCGCGACATCCTTTAATAACATGGTTTTACCAGTTTTAGGTTGTGCTACAATCATTCCACGTTGTCCTTTTCCAATTGGAGAAAATAAATCGATAATTCTTGTAGATAAAGAGCTTCCTTTTTCTGCCAAATTGAATTTTTCTTGTGGAAATAATGGCGTTAAATGCTCAAAAGAAACACGATCTCTAACAATATTTGGATTTAAACCGTTAATTTTTGAAACTCTAATTAATGGAAAATATTTTTCACCTTCTTTTGGAGGACGAACATTT
This genomic window contains:
- the rho gene encoding transcription termination factor Rho, coding for MFEISELKAKTLADLQIIAKSIGLKKTSQLKKLDLVYQILDTQAANPTSTKTVAAPTNNDSVKAEKPKRKRVIKRPQTDNNNTEERTPETKSLESKTPEPKISEAKTEERPKQVIRPRAKSPIKKENASEVKKENVVKKNDSQEKKTPNHPPKQQKNPNQKNPNQKNKNTNQPRDKNNSNRSNGNKSGNRYRDPDFEFDGIIESEGVLEMMPDGYGFLRSSDYNYLSSPDDIYVSQSQIKLFGLKTGDTVKGNVRPPKEGEKYFPLIRVSKINGLNPNIVRDRVSFEHLTPLFPQEKFNLAEKGSSLSTRIIDLFSPIGKGQRGMIVAQPKTGKTMLLKDVAKAIATNHPEVYQIVLLIDERPEEVTDMQRSVRGEVVASTFDEPADKHVRVANIVLEKAKRLVECGHDVVILLDSITRLARAYNTVAPASGKILSGGIDANALHKPKRFFGAARNIENGGSLTIIATALTETGSKMDEVIFEEFKGTGNMELQLDRNISNRRIYPAIDLIKSSTRRDDLLLDAKNVQRMWVLRKYLADMNPIEAMEFINERIKFSKNNEEFLISMNG